The genomic interval CCATTGATTCACTGTGATGACGCCTGCCAATGTAATTGGAGTGAGTGATTGTCCTGCTGATATCGTTGCACAGGCAAGTGCATAACCGGTTATACTGCATGGCGAATCTTCTTCTGGTACTTCGTCTTTAATCAAGGCGGCGGCATCCGGCGACTGGGAGAGTGGCTTAGGGCGTTTAGTTGTGAAAATGTTGCAAGATGGTGATAAAGAAGTATTTGATCTCTTGACTGCACGTTTTGAAAAAGCAGTTCTTCAAGCAGCTCAGCGCATAAGTATTGGTCGCAATACGATTACCCGCAAGTTGCAAGAGTTAGGAATTGATGACTGATTGTGTAAGGATAGCTACGTGGAATGTGAATTCTTTAAAAGTTCGCCTTCCACAGGTGCTTCGTTGGTTGCAAGATCAAGAGGCATCTAAAAAGCCGATTGATGCACTTTGTTTGCAAGAGCTCAAACTCACGGATGATAAATATCCGCACAAGGATTTGGAAGATGCTGGGCATATTAGTTTGGCGACGGGGCAAAAGACCTATAACGGGGTTGCAATTATTCTACGTAAGGCATCCTTGGCACCAATTGCTTCTACTTTAGAAACAGCTTTCCTAAAACCTGTCAGAAATATTCCTCGCTTTGAAGATGAGCAGCAGCGTATTTTGGCAGCAACAGTCTGCTTTGCAGGTTCTCAGCCACTCAGGATAGTTTCAGCATACTTTCCGAATGGACAGTCGCCCGATAGCGATAAGTTCCAATACAAGCTCGGATGGCTAAAGGCTATGCAAAACTGGCTTGCAGAAGAGCTCAAACACAATCAACGCTTAGCGCTTTTGGGCGACTTTAATATTGCTCCGGCAGATCAAGATGTTTATGATCCCAAGGCTTGGGAGGGGCAGAACTTAGTCTCGCCACTAGAGCGTGAAGCATTTCAAGAGCTTATTAAGCTGGGCCTTACTGATGCGTTCAGAATGTTTGAGCAAGCACCCAAAACCTATAGTTGGTGGGACTATCGAATGATGGGCTTTAGAAGAAATGCTGGTTTACGCATCGATCACATCTTGTTAAGCGAAGCGCTTAAAGATCGGTGCACTGCGAGTTTTGTGGATAAAGAACCCAGATCCTGGGAGCAACCATCAGACCATGCTCCCGTGATTGCCACTATTCAAAAGATTTTGTGAAATTATGTAGCTTAGACAGTCAAGAAGTGCTGGCTTAGAGCTCTTAAGACATAGTGTTTAATATATATAGGGCCTGAACTTTACCTACCATTCTTTGACATGAAAGAATTTGCCCGCAATTCAGCTTGAGTATTTGGTCTAGTCCTGAGCATGCTTTCTCCAGCTATTTACGCAGATCCTCCAGTACAAGCTTTTTATGCGGCCGTCCTCAAGATGGCGCGTGCAGGTAAATTAGGTCAAGTAATCAAGCAAGAGTCGATAGCAACATCTATCACGGGTGCGCAGGCCTGGAAGATTGCCTATATTTCTTCTGATATATCTGGTCGAAAAACGATTTCAACAGGTAACCACCTAAGGGTGGTTTTTCATGATCTGGTTTTGAGAGAGGTGATAAAAGGATTAAGCTAGACCATCGTGTCTTAATAATGCGTCAATACTGGGTTCTCGACCTCTAAAGGCTTTGAAGGATTCAGCTGCTGGACGACTACCGCCCACTTCCAAAATGTCTTCGCGATAACGAGTGCCGGTTCTTTCATTCAAGACACTGCCAGTCGGTTTTGCAGCCTCTTCGAAAGCAGAGTAAACATCCGCAGAGAGAACTTATGCCCACTTGTAGCTGTAATAACCCGCCGCATACCCTCCGGTAAAAATATGACTAAAGGTATTGATCCAACGTGAAAGGGCCGGTTGCGGAATCACGTTAAATTGATCAGCAATCTCTCGGGATAGTTTCAATACAGCATGGCCATGGGCTGTCTTGACGTCAAAACTTGAATGCAGACGCCAGTCAGTTAATGACATGACGATTTGACGCAGAGTCCTATAACCATTTTAGAAATTTTTGGCGGCTAACATTTTGTCAAATAATTCCTTGGAGAGTGGTTTGCCAGTTTCTGCATGGGCAGTCATTTTTTCTAGAACTTCCCACGCCCAACAGAAGTTTTCAATAAACTGGCTTGGTAACTCCACGGCATCCCATTCAACGCCATTAATCCCTGATACGGCTAAAGCACTGACTTGAGTTAAGAGGGGGTGCAATCCATGCCCACTTTCATGGAAAAGAGTGATGACGTCATCATGGGTGATGGTTGGTTGACGAAGTACGCCATCAATTGTGACAGGCGGTGCAAAGTTGCATACCAGGTAGGCAACTGGAGCTTGAATCTCTCCATTGGGCAATACTCTACGACCACGGGCATCATCCATCCAAGCACACCGCTGCGCTTACCAGGGCGAGCATAGGGATCTAAATAAAAATAAGCCACGATATTTTTCTTGACATTTTCAGAGAAAGAATAACGCTCTTGCTTCAATTTTTCTGATGCAAAAGCTACATCCCATGGCTCTAAACCATCGGTGATACCCAGATTCGTTTTAGCAAAGCCAGGGAGTTCTTGCCAATCCTTAAGAGTAAACGGCTTAGCTTTTTCTGCGACGTTGGTTAGAAAGGAATCTACTGCCTCAACACTACTTGCCATCTTTGGTGCCAAACTTAAGGACGCATAGTTTTTAAATCCCAGCACGCGTGCTTTTTCATCGCGCAGACTTAATTGATCAAGTATATTTTGAGTGTGATTCCACTCTAATGTACCCTGTGAATACTGGGGCCCAAGTTCAGAAGCTCTTTTGTGACATAGGCTTCATACATTAAGCGACGCAGTGCACGGTTTTCTGAATACGGCATGAGTGGGTAATAAGAGGGGAAGTGCAGAGTAGAGGCCCAGCCTTTTAACTGCTTCTGTTCGGCTGTATCTACCGCCGCAACAATAGCATCCTCAGGTAATCCCATTAAGTCAGCATTATCAGTTCTCATATGCTGTTCGTAACTCTGATGTGTTGGCAACGCTATTTAAATGAGAAATCACACCGCAAGAGCTATCTAGCGCTTCGGTTGCATCCTCTAATGGTTCAGCCAGGGCGTTCTATGTAGAGGGGGTATTGGGGTTGACGGCAATATCTACGGATTTTTGTGCGAGATCGAGAAGATATTCAATTGCAGGGGCAATGTGCTCAGGCTTAACTTCAGAGTAGGCAGCAATGTCACGCCCAAAAGTCACCAAAGGGTTGTTTTGTAATGCTGCGGGAAGCGGAAGGGGGGTAGATGTAGTCCTCCCCCTAGCTTAATGGAGTAGAGGCAAATTTGCCAAAAGCTCTCCTTAATTCTTTAATAGGAAGTCAGTTAATGCTTGGAGGCTTTTTCAGCGGCTTCTAATGTATTCATTAGAAGCATAGTAATAGTCATGGGGCCTACACCACCAGGGACAGAAGTAATCCATCCTGCCACGTATTTAGCGGCATCAAAGTCTACATCACCACAAAGCTTGCCATCTGGCAGGCGATTGATGCCTACGTCGATAACTACCGCACCATTTTTGACCATATCGCCAGAGATCATTTTGGGTTTTCCGGTAGCCACTACCAAGATGTCAGCGTCTTTAGTATGGTGGGCCAAGTCACGAGTTTTGCTATTGCAAATAGTCACAGTCGCGCCAGCTTGTAACAAAAGCATGGCCATGGGCTTACCAACAATATTGGATGCCCCAACAATCACAGCGCGAGCGCCACGAATAGGGTAATCAATGCTTTCTAAAATTTTCATGCAACCATGGGGTGTACATGGCTTGAATTCTGGCTGACCAACCATCAGTGCGCCAGCATTGGCGACGTGAAAACCATCAACATCCTTTTCAGGAGTCATCGCTTCCAGTACGCGTTCAGCGGCAATGTGTTCTGGTAGTGGTAGCTGCACTAAGATGCCATGAATTGCAGGATCTGCGTTTAAGGTGGCAATTCGCGCTAACAATTCTTCTTCACCTAGCTCAGCGGAATACCGTTCAAGGACAGAGTGGAATCCCACATCCTCACAGGCCTTAACTTTGTTACGAACATACACTTGGCTAGCAGGATTATCGCCAACTACGATTACAGCTAAACCAGGTCTTATCCCCTTGGCGGTAACAATCGCACCGCGTGCAGCAATTTCAGTACGCAGTTTTTTAGAAAGAGCGTTCCCGTCGAGTAGTTGAGCCGGCATCCTGAACCCTTGATATTAATTAGTCTGAGGTTCGGATAAAGCCAAGCGGAGCAGGTTTGCAACAGTATTGACGTTGAGCTTTTCCATAATGTTGGCACGGTGGGCTTCAACAGTCTTAATAGAAATGCCGAGATCATCTGCAATTTGTTTATTCAAGCGACCAGCAACAATGCGCTCAAGAATTTGACGTTCGCGGCCAGTGAGTTTACTTAGTAAGCTCTGCGTAATTTTGCGTTGGCTCGCTTGTGAAGAATCGACGCGTGCTTTTGCAAGCATACGATCCACCAAGCCACAGAGATCGTTGTCTTTGAAAGGCTTTTCAATGAAATCAACAGCGCCACGTTTCATCGTGGATACAGCCATTGATACGTCACCATGACCGGTTATGAAGGCAACTGGCATGGGTAAATTTTCACTTGTGAGGCGTTCTTGTAATTCTAATCCTGACATTCCTGGCATACGCACATCCAAAATGGCACACGAGATTGTTGACTTGTCTGTATGTTGTAAAGACTGCAAGAAACGCTCAGCGCTAGCATGACAACGCACAACATAACCATTGCTCTCTAATAGCCAAGTGAGTGAGTCTCTTACCGCTTCGTCATCATCAACGACATAGACAACTTCAGCTTGGTTTGGTTTTGTAGTGGCGCTTAAGTTCATATTAGTTCTCGCGAGGTAAACCTAAAAATTCAACATTAAATATCAGCCTTGGGATCAGGGGATTCCAAAGGAATCAGTATTGTAAAGGTGCAGCCAGCCAGGGATTCCGCCTCTAGCGTCAGTGACCTGGATTCTAAGCATAGCGGGAAAAATACTAGTGTCTAAATCCGCCTTAATATTGACTGGTGGAGCTGACCAGCGTGAAGAGAGAGGGTAGGCATCGCGAACGCTATCAAGGGAATTTTTGAGGAAATTCACAACAGCTTGCAAAATTAACACGGGGTCGAGATGAAGCACTGGTAGATTTTCAGCAACATCCGAAGTAATAGTTAGTCGATGACGATGGGCTTCAATTTCCACTAAACCAACGGCATCGTTAATGCATTCAGCAATGCAGGAATGCTTTACGCTGAGGTTCACTACGTTTTACAAACCCACGGATACGCTGAATGATGGTGCCTGCGCGATGGGCTTGCTCAGAAGCTTTTTCAAGTGCCGGTAGGCTTTCTTTAGTAATAGCAGAGCCAGGATCTATGGTTCCCTCTAAATGCCCTCTAAACGCTTGGCAACCCCCATGCAGTAATTGGAGATGGCAGACAGAGGTTGATTGAGTTCATGCGCCAAGGAGGAGGCCATCTCACTCATCGTTGTAAGGCGGCTTGTAAAAATTGCATGCGCTCTTGTTGCTGAAGTGCCAAATCATCTGCGCCCTTGCGGGCAGTAATATCCGTCGCAATTAACGGTTGCGCAAGGTGTCCATCAACTCAAGGTATGAAACGGCGCCGAACTTCAAACCATCTATTGCTGCCATCAGTTAATTGAATATTCTCAGACTCTGACTCTTGATAAAGGAAAGATGTAGGTATTCCATCGCGGATGTAATCTTGAAGGTCTTGTGCAATATTATGCAAGGTAGCAATTTCATCTTCTTGATGGGTTAACTGAAAGTGCCCCTTGGAATCATTGCCAAAATTTTCTCTGTAAAACCGATTTGCAAAAAGCAACTCATCAGTTTCAAGCGAGACTGCAGCAACCGCCGCATCCAGACCCTCTAAAACAGTGGTGAAACATTCTTGAGAGGCGGCTAACTCCTCGCGAATCTTTTTTGGCTCAGAAATATCAATTAAAGAGGCAACCTAACCAGTTTGCTTACTCTTTTCATTGATGAGTGGGGCGATAAAAGTTCGAGTCTGAATGAGTTTGCCGTCACGCCGAAGAATCACACCTTCAATGCCAATTTTCATGCTTCCAGAGATATCGGATTTCAGTGTTCGGTTCATTTTTTTATTAGCGCATCCCTTCTGTTGTCGGTCCAGCAAGGGAAGGGTGGAGTGAGACCTATCAATTCCTCAGGCGTCCATCCTGTCATCTCGCAAAAAGCGCGATTGACATAGGAATGCGCTTGTCCATGTCGTGGGCATGGATACCCACGGGGGTTGAGTTCTCCATCGCATTCCGACAACTCGTTTCAGTGCGTAGACTAGCTTCTGCCTCCTGGCGGACTTGCATTTGCTTTAAAACTGACCACAAACTCCATATCACGAATATGCACAGTCCCAGCACCACGCCAATCAACATTCTGAAAGTAAGATTGGTGGGCGGAGGGTAGTTGTTAATACGCAAAGTAATATTTGGGCTTAATACACCAATATCTAAGCTGGTTTGATTGCTAAAGGCTCTTTTAGGTGTATTTCTATCAGAAGAGATTGCCAATAGTTTTTCATTGTCTGTAATAAGAGTGAAGCGGTAATACGATTTGAGTTCCCCTGGTATTACATCTAATATGTCTTGGGTTGTATAGAGTGCAGCGATATAACCGACGATTTCCCCGCTTACAATATTAGGAACCACTTGCCAGAAAACAATTTTTTTTCTGCGGAGATAGCAGCATCGTTCGGAAGATTGAGGGAAATGAATTGGCTAAATGCCGAGCGACTAGTAACACGACTCAGCTCAATCATTGACAAGAGGTTGGCATGAATGACTTAGTCATTTTGTGTTTTACTCACCCAATCAAACCATTCGATTCGAACGATCTCATGATTGTTAACCACTAATTCTTCTGCTTGTTTACGCGTGATTTGCGTCAGCTTCACCTCTTGGCTAGAAGCAACTTCACGATTGATGGTGGCTAATGCCTCAAGATTATTTGCAAAGCGTGATTGAATGCGTTGCTTAGAAAACGAAAGCTCTCTAAATAGAGCTGCCTCTTATTGATTCTTCTTTTGTAAATGCAGTGTACCCAAAATAATGCCCATGACGACTGTAAAGAGCACGATTGCGAGAGATGGGGTGTAGACAAGCTTAAATCCGCGTATTTTGCGGAGCCCATCTAAAGGGGCTCAGGACTAAGCTGGAAAAGGCCGTAAATTTCATAAATAACGAACATTTTGTCCTATTTGAGGCATTTTAATTTGGTTTTTGACTAGTAAATCACTCTCTTATTTGCGCTGCAATAAAATACCATATTATGAGAAATACTATCATTATGCGGAAAATTGCTTGTTTACACCCATATATCTTCCTAGAATATTGTCTTGAGAGTTTTGGCATAGAACTATAGAGTTAATGACAAATTCAGCACTATTTAATGGAGACAAAAGATGGCAGCCGTTCCAGAACAAGTATTAGGTAAACAGAGTGCCCGGGACGCTGATCCTGGCGAAACGCAAGAATGGTTACAGGCGCTCGATGGCGTCATTCGTACTGAAGGGCCAGAAAGAGCTGCCTATCTGATCGATCAACAAATTTCTCATGCGCGGGTAAACGGGGTCGTTCAGCCTTTCCATGCAGAAACTCCATACATCAATACGATTCCGGTTGAGAATCAAGCGCGCTTACCGGGCGACCAAAACGTAGAGCATCGTATTCGTTCTTACACTCGTTGGAATGCTATGACGATGGTGTTACGTGCCAATAAAGACACCAATGTTGGTGGCCATATTTCCTCTTTCCAATCTGCTGCAACCTTATATGATGTTGGCTTTAATCATTTTTGGCATGCTCCATCTCCAGAGCACGGTGGAGATTTGATCTTCGTACAGGGTCACTCAGCTCCAGGTGTTTATGCCCGCGCGTATATGCTCGGACGCCTCGAAGAAGATCAACTGAATAATTTCCGTCAAGAAGTCGGCGGTAAGGGCATCTCTAGCTATCCTCATCCTTGGTTGATGCCTGATTTCTGGCAGTTCCCAACAGTCTCAATGGGTTTAGGTCCCATCATGGCAATTTATCAAGCCCGCTTTATGAAATACCTCGGAGATCGTGGTTTTATACAAGAGCAAGGTCGTAAAGTCTGGGCATTCTTAGGTGATGGTGAAACTGATGAGCCAGAATCTTTGGGAACAATTGGTATGGCCGGTCGTGAAAAGCTCGATAACCTGATTTTTGTAATCAACTGTAACTTGCAGCGCTTAGATGGCCCAGTGCGCGGTAACGGCAAAATTATTCAAGAGCTCGAGAGCGAGTTCCGTGGCGCTGGCTGGAATGTCATTAAGGTGGTGTGGGGCGGTCAATGGGATGCCTTATTTGCTCGCGATAAAAAAGGCATCTTGATGCAACGCCTTGGCGACATCGTTGATGGTCAATATCAAACAATGAAGTCTAAAAATGGTGCTTACGTTCGTGAGACGGTTTTTAACACCCCAGAGTTAAAGGCGTTAGTAAGTGACTGGAGTGATGATGAGATTTGGCAGCTTAATCGTGGTGGCCATGATCCACATAAAGTCTTTGCAGCTTTTCACGCTGCAGTCAATCACAAAGAGCAGCCGACCGTTATTTTGGCTCACACCATTAAAGGTTACGGTATGGGGGGTTCAGGTGAGGCGATGAATATTGCGCATCAGGCTAAGAAGATGAATGCCGATGACGTACGTCGCTTCCGTGATCGCTTTGAGATTCCAGTCAAAGATGAGCGGTTGGATGAAATGCCATTGGTGAAGTTTGCCGAGGGTAGTCCAGAATTGGAGTATATGAAAGCGCGTCGCCAAGAGCTGGGTGGTTATTTGCCTCAGCGTCGTACCAAAGCTGAAAGCTTGCCTGTTCCCGCCTTAGATGCATTTGCGCCATTACTCGAAGCAACTACCGAAGGGCGCGAGATCTCAACGACGATGGCTTTCGTGCGCATGCTCAACACTGTAGTGCGCGACAAGGTAATCGGTAAATGTGTAGTGCCGATTATTCCAGACGAGTCCCGTACGTTTGGCATGGAGGGCATGTTCCGTCAATTGGGTATCTGGAATCAATTGGGTCAGCTGTACACACCTGAAGATCATGATCAATTGATGTTCTATAAAGAGGATAAGACTGGGCAAATTCTGCAAGAGGGTATTAATGAAGCAGGCGGTATGTGTGATTGGATCGCCGCCGCCACTTCATACTCTACCCATGGTGTGCCGATGCTACCTTTTTATATCTTCTATTCCATGTTTGGTTTCCAGCGTATTGGAGATCTCGCTTGGGCTGCGGGTGATATGCGGAGCCGTGGTTTCTTGTTAGGCGGAACCGCTGGTAGAACTACTCTGAATGGTGAGGGCTTACAGCATGAAGATGGTCACAGCCATTTATGGAGCGGTGCAGTACCAAATTGCATTAGTTTTGATCCGACATTCTCATTTGAATTAGCAGTTGTCATTCAAGACGGTATGCGTCGTATGCTGGAAGTTCAGGAGGACGTGTATTACTACGTCACCTTAATGAATGAAAACTATGCTCACCCAGTAATGCCGAAGGGTGCTGAAAAAGACATCATTAAAGGAATGTATAAACTCAAATCCGTTGGCGATGACAAAGCTAAATTGCGTGTTCAGCTCTTAGGATCTGGTACGATCTTCCGAGAAGTCATTGAGGCTGCTGAGATTCTGCACACAGACTGGGGTATCGCTTCAGACTTATGGGGTTGCCCAAGCTTTACTGAACTTGGTCGCAATTGGAATGCGGTACATCGCAATAATCTCTTGAATCCAACGGCAGCGCCAGCTTTATCTCATGTTGAGAAGTGTCTGAAAGACACGGCCGGTCCAGTCATTGCTGCAACTGACTATGTCCGTTTGTTTGCCGAGCAAATTCGTCCAGCGATTCAACATATGGGTCGTCGCTATGAAGTGCTCGGTACCGATGGCTTTGGTCGTTCCGATACCCGTGAAAAACTTCGCGACTTTTTTGAAGTAGATCGTCGTTGGGTAGTCCTCACTGCTTTGAGATCCTTAGTCGATTCTGGCCAGTTGGATCGCTCTAAATTAGCAGAAGCCATCAAAAAGTACGACATCGATGCTACTAAACCAAATCCTATGACGGTTTGATGAGAGACAAATACTATGAGTCAAACAATTGAAATCAAAGTCCCGGATATCGGTGACTATAAAGACGTACCCGTGATTGAAGTCTTAGCCAAGGCTGGAGATCGGATTGAAAAAGAACAATCCATCGTCGTTTTGGAATCAGACAAGGCTACGATGGACGTTCCTTCGTCGCACTCTGGTGTCGTGAAAGAAGTCAAAGTCAAGGTCGGTGACAATCTCTCTGAAGGGTCTGTTGTTATAATTTTGGAAGGTGGCGCATCAAGTGCTGCTACTCCCGTTCCTGCTACCCCAGCAGCAGCGCCTACGGCAAAAACAGTTGAGCCGTCGATTCCGCGTGCACCAGCACCGCCTCCGATTAGCAATACACCTCCGCCTGTAGGTTCTGCAGGCAGTCATGCGAGCCCATCAGTGCGTAAATTTGCGCGTGAGCTAGGCGTCACAATTTCTCAAGTCAAAGGATCGGGGCCTAAGGGCCGCATTACCCAAGAGGATGTTCAAGCATTTGTGAAGGCTGCCATGAGTGGTGGTGCAGGTAGCCCTGCTGCCGCTTCTAGTGGTGGTAGTTTGGGCGGCTTGAATCTCATTCCTTGGCCTAAGGTGGATTTCACAAGGTTTGGCGAAATTGAGCGTCAGCCTCTGAATCGAATCAAGAAACTAACCGCAGCTAATTTAGGCCGTAACTGGGTCATGATTCCAGCAGTGACCTATCACGAGGATGCCGATATTACCGATTTAGAGGCTTTCCGTGTTCTGACTAATAAAGAGAATGAAAAGAAGGGCATCAAGATCACAATTCTGGCCTTCTTAATGAAGGCCGCAGTGGCTGCGCTGAAAAAATATCCAGAGTTCAATAGCTCATTGGATGGCGACGATTTGATCCTCAAAAAATACTTCAATATTGGCTTTGCTGCTGATGCTCCAACAGGTTTGGTTGTACCAGTCATTAAAGACGCTGATAAGAAAGGCATTTTTGAGTTAGCAAAAGAAACTTCAGAGCTGGCAGCACTTGCTCGTAATGGCAAATTAAAGCTAGATCAGATGCAGGGTGCAAGCTTTACGATTTCTTCTCTAGGGGGTATTGGTGGGACTTACTTCTCACCAATCGTCAATGCTCCTGATGTGGCGATCTTAGGCGTAAGCAAAGCCGCAATGAAACCTGTATGGGATGGTAAGCAATTTGTGCCACGTCTGATTTGCCCATTGTCATTGTCTGCTGATCATCGTGTCATCGATGGTGCTTTAGCAACTCGCTTTCATGTATATATTGCTGAGCTCTTAGCTGACTTCCGTCGCGCTAGTCTATAAGGGGATCTATGGCTAAGCAAACGATCCTCGTTCCGGATATCGGTGACTACTCAGATGTTCCAGTAATTGAAGTGCTTGTGAAAGTAGGGGATGTCATTGACAAAGAGCAGCCCTTATTGGTTCTCGAGTCCGACAAGGCAACCATGAAAGTGCCAGCGGATGCTGCAGGCACGGTAACCAGCATTGCAGTGAAGTTGGGCGATAAGGTCAGCAAAGATTCTGTGATTGCTGAAATTGAGGCGAGTGGTGCATCATCAGTTGCTACGCCTGCTCCAGCTGCAGCTTCAGTGCCGACCTCGACTCCAGCAGTTGTCGCAGTTGCAGCAGCTCCAGTAGCAGGGCAGTACAACGGTAAGGTGGATCATGAGTGCGAAGTCTTAGTGCTTGGCGCTGGTCCTGGTGGCTATAGTGCTGCATTCCGCAGTGCTGACTTAGGCA from Polynucleobacter necessarius carries:
- the xth gene encoding exodeoxyribonuclease III is translated as MTDCVRIATWNVNSLKVRLPQVLRWLQDQEASKKPIDALCLQELKLTDDKYPHKDLEDAGHISLATGQKTYNGVAIILRKASLAPIASTLETAFLKPVRNIPRFEDEQQRILAATVCFAGSQPLRIVSAYFPNGQSPDSDKFQYKLGWLKAMQNWLAEELKHNQRLALLGDFNIAPADQDVYDPKAWEGQNLVSPLEREAFQELIKLGLTDAFRMFEQAPKTYSWWDYRMMGFRRNAGLRIDHILLSEALKDRCTASFVDKEPRSWEQPSDHAPVIATIQKIL
- the folD gene encoding bifunctional methylenetetrahydrofolate dehydrogenase/methenyltetrahydrofolate cyclohydrolase FolD — encoded protein: MPAQLLDGNALSKKLRTEIAARGAIVTAKGIRPGLAVIVVGDNPASQVYVRNKVKACEDVGFHSVLERYSAELGEEELLARIATLNADPAIHGILVQLPLPEHIAAERVLEAMTPEKDVDGFHVANAGALMVGQPEFKPCTPHGCMKILESIDYPIRGARAVIVGASNIVGKPMAMLLLQAGATVTICNSKTRDLAHHTKDADILVVATGKPKMISGDMVKNGAVVIDVGINRLPDGKLCGDVDFDAAKYVAGWITSVPGGVGPMTITMLLMNTLEAAEKASKH
- a CDS encoding response regulator transcription factor, with product MNLSATTKPNQAEVVYVVDDDEAVRDSLTWLLESNGYVVRCHASAERFLQSLQHTDKSTISCAILDVRMPGMSGLELQERLTSENLPMPVAFITGHGDVSMAVSTMKRGAVDFIEKPFKDNDLCGLVDRMLAKARVDSSQASQRKITQSLLSKLTGRERQILERIVAGRLNKQIADDLGISIKTVEAHRANIMEKLNVNTVANLLRLALSEPQTN
- the aceF gene encoding dihydrolipoyllysine-residue acetyltransferase codes for the protein MSQTIEIKVPDIGDYKDVPVIEVLAKAGDRIEKEQSIVVLESDKATMDVPSSHSGVVKEVKVKVGDNLSEGSVVIILEGGASSAATPVPATPAAAPTAKTVEPSIPRAPAPPPISNTPPPVGSAGSHASPSVRKFARELGVTISQVKGSGPKGRITQEDVQAFVKAAMSGGAGSPAAASSGGSLGGLNLIPWPKVDFTRFGEIERQPLNRIKKLTAANLGRNWVMIPAVTYHEDADITDLEAFRVLTNKENEKKGIKITILAFLMKAAVAALKKYPEFNSSLDGDDLILKKYFNIGFAADAPTGLVVPVIKDADKKGIFELAKETSELAALARNGKLKLDQMQGASFTISSLGGIGGTYFSPIVNAPDVAILGVSKAAMKPVWDGKQFVPRLICPLSLSADHRVIDGALATRFHVYIAELLADFRRASL
- the aceE gene encoding pyruvate dehydrogenase (acetyl-transferring), homodimeric type → MAAVPEQVLGKQSARDADPGETQEWLQALDGVIRTEGPERAAYLIDQQISHARVNGVVQPFHAETPYINTIPVENQARLPGDQNVEHRIRSYTRWNAMTMVLRANKDTNVGGHISSFQSAATLYDVGFNHFWHAPSPEHGGDLIFVQGHSAPGVYARAYMLGRLEEDQLNNFRQEVGGKGISSYPHPWLMPDFWQFPTVSMGLGPIMAIYQARFMKYLGDRGFIQEQGRKVWAFLGDGETDEPESLGTIGMAGREKLDNLIFVINCNLQRLDGPVRGNGKIIQELESEFRGAGWNVIKVVWGGQWDALFARDKKGILMQRLGDIVDGQYQTMKSKNGAYVRETVFNTPELKALVSDWSDDEIWQLNRGGHDPHKVFAAFHAAVNHKEQPTVILAHTIKGYGMGGSGEAMNIAHQAKKMNADDVRRFRDRFEIPVKDERLDEMPLVKFAEGSPELEYMKARRQELGGYLPQRRTKAESLPVPALDAFAPLLEATTEGREISTTMAFVRMLNTVVRDKVIGKCVVPIIPDESRTFGMEGMFRQLGIWNQLGQLYTPEDHDQLMFYKEDKTGQILQEGINEAGGMCDWIAAATSYSTHGVPMLPFYIFYSMFGFQRIGDLAWAAGDMRSRGFLLGGTAGRTTLNGEGLQHEDGHSHLWSGAVPNCISFDPTFSFELAVVIQDGMRRMLEVQEDVYYYVTLMNENYAHPVMPKGAEKDIIKGMYKLKSVGDDKAKLRVQLLGSGTIFREVIEAAEILHTDWGIASDLWGCPSFTELGRNWNAVHRNNLLNPTAAPALSHVEKCLKDTAGPVIAATDYVRLFAEQIRPAIQHMGRRYEVLGTDGFGRSDTREKLRDFFEVDRRWVVLTALRSLVDSGQLDRSKLAEAIKKYDIDATKPNPMTV